Part of the Henckelia pumila isolate YLH828 chromosome 2, ASM3356847v2, whole genome shotgun sequence genome is shown below.
CTAAGTCACAGCAGTGGAAACCAAACAAGTTCCTTTGATCATTTGTCAGATGCAAGAAACACAAAGCAATGAGTTATAGAATTAGAGCAATTAACAAGAACACAAATCTAAAATTCACATACCAAGGTTGGCCGTAGAAATCAGATCCACGCTCTTTTTCCGCATTGCGACTTGCTTCACCGGTAACAAGCTTAATATCCCTATTTTGAGAATCGATAAGTGTGTTAATAAACTCAATCGGCGACTGGCTAAATCCAAGAAAAAATGCTCGTCTTCGCCGGTGCTCATGGATCTTTCTTATAGCAGCACAAATTGAAGGACATGGGCCCATTTAAGGGGATCTCCATTTTTCCATAGAACTCGCAATTCTAAAGTTTACTAACTACcttgaattaataaattcaatgcTATACTAAGTTTTCTGCATATGTATGAAGGCAGACCTTAAGGAAAAGACCATCAGTTTTCTGCATGATGTTGGCTTTGTGTATTGCTGATACTCTCTTACGTCCGTGGGTCTGGGCATAGTGAAAAGCATACTCTGCAACTCTCAAACTTCCTTGGCGTGTAATGATCTTAAGACTTTCAACAACACCCCTCACCACCTacattgaattaaaaagagtaGGATCAATGTCAGAACATAAGCACTCTTTTGAATATTATGCATGCACTATGGTCTATGTGTAGCTTACTTGGTGTTCAAGTCCACTGTATTCTCCTTCTGTGTTTTCACGAATAGTTATGAGATCTACATCATCATACTTAGTCTTGTATCCAGGTAGGCTGTAACAAGGTCTCACATTGGCATATAGATTAAGCTTTTTTCTCAAGGTAAGATTAAGAGACCGGTGACCTTTTCCAACGGGTGTGGCCATAGGTCCTTTTAAACCAACTTTATTATTTCTCACAGATTCAAGACTTTCCCATGTCAGGAAACTCTGAGTTCTTGCATCTATGTCCTTCCCCACAAAGTGTTCTTCCCATTCAATTGGAACACCGGCAACTTTAAATACCTGAATTTAATCGGATGTTTAGTAGAATAAATTATATAAGAGATGAATATATAAGAGATGAAtactacaaaaaaaattcaattgccACGAGACTGTAAATTATCGCAAATTCGCTATGAAACAAATAACATACCCAAGGCCATAAGGAGTGAAAACTAGAAAACGAGAAAACATAGATGATGAGTAGATGGAAAGAGTTTGAACCTCCATTTCACATCTCACATGGTTTTGTAAGTCGTCAACAAGAAAACACAGAAATTCATTTTTCGTGCAGAGTGCTAGCAAAGAAGTCCAGCTTTCACTAGGTAAGCAAGCATAATCTTACAACTGGAACAATTAGAAATTCAGAGATCAAGAAATCAAATTATGGATAAAAGAAAATGAGTATGATGGCCAGATCTCCATGGCATTCAAGAACACAAAATTCAAGATAATAAAAAACCACTATAGCACTCATCTCTCTGGCTCTATTCACAGCATGAGTCTTGAATATCCTCACGTTACTTCGATATAAATTCTAATTTCTAATAGAAATTATTCATAGAGCAACATTTCACCAGAAATCAAGCAACAAAATGAGTGTACGTATGAGAGGACACGGGTCTGtatattcaaaaaatcaaaaattcagaaaaaccaGAAACAAATCACTAAAAGCGTTCACTAATATATGAAACTCACTCTGTATTTGCCGCAACTATCGAAGCAATCACACCTGAAGAACGAATAACAACAACTCGCACAAGTATGGTCTAACAGAAGCGACGACTTCGAAGCTTCAGGTCACGATTTCTTGCCATATTGGCATCAAAACAAAGCTTAGGATGAGCTCTAACCGAATTCTAGCTCCAATAACAGATTTCCGATGCCCATGGCAGCGAAGCACGACAAGAAATGGGTGGCTAGGGTTGGGTCTTGGTACACGAGAGAGAATGATTTTTCTTATCTTAAGATGGGCTTCTCGAGCTCACTTGAAAAATAGTCTGATGAATCGAGAAAGACCAGCAAAAATCGACATGGGAAAACAGATTTTGAAAGAGAGAAGAAGGAGAAAGGGATCGGAGAAGGTGATCGAGAGAAGgggtttggggattttgggTATATTTTGTTAAGGAGGTGTAATaacatttattttaagttttattttaaataaaaataatagttcTTCTACAACCCTTATTAAAAAGTGTTGTTATACATACTAAAAAAAACGGTCatagacaacacttttaaaagcgttgtctttgacctaaaaaaaatgctaatagacaacgctttttaaaaaaagcgttgtctttgatgaataaaaaatatataacgacaacgcttttcattaaaagcgttgtctttttaaaaaagacaacacttttcactaaaagcgatgttttttaagtgttgtgtttgtgcatttttgttgtagtgaaaccgcatcgcatcctcgagatgatcgtggcaacttctttacaaagtccatggaaatgtgatcccatttccattcaggaatcgataaactctgtaataagccacccggtttctttctttcaaccttcacctgttggcaattcaaacattttgaCACAAATTccgtcacatcagacttcatttgtttccaccagtactgtctcttcaagtcgttgtacatctttctgcctccagggtgaacactatagcgactgcaatgagcttcttttaaaatattttgtctcaagtctgcaatattgggaacaactattcgtttattcacatacaagatatcatcatcactaaccttgtactcagaatgatgtcctgatcggatcatttcaatcgatttctccACATTCTGatcagatttctgtgcttctttgatatgaatcaataaatctggctcagcactgattgcatacactctcataggccttctatctgtctcaaatacatacccaaaaatacaacaatcctcaatcaaattagatacacctacagtagataaagatagagcacatacttttctactcagggcatctgctgctgcgttagattttcccggataatatttgatttcccaatcaaaatccttcaataaatcaagccatcgtcgttgtctcatgttcaattcagactgtgagaacagatacttcaaacttttgtgatcagaaaagatttcaaacttctcgccgtataagtaatgtctccaaatcttcaatgcaaaaacgattgcagccaattcaagatcatgaatcggatacctgacttcatgtggtttcagttgtcgagaagcataagcgacaacatgtcctttctgcatcaaaatacatcccaaaccctggtgagaagcatcacaataaacaacaaaatcaccagtacctgtagggattattaGAATAGGCgttgtagtcaatctcttctttagctcgataaaactcctttcacaagcctcagaccaaacaaatggtgcattcttctgtgtaagctgtgtaataggatTCTCtattgatgaaaaatctcgaatgaatcgacggtaataaccagctaagcccataaaacttcgaatttctggcacagatgtc
Proteins encoded:
- the LOC140877896 gene encoding 3-isopropylmalate dehydrogenase, chloroplastic-like, which produces MEVFKVAGVPIEWEEHFVGKDIDARTQSFLTWESLESVRNNKVGLKGPMATPVGKGHRSLNLTLRKKLNLYANVRPCYSLPGYKTKYDDVDLITIRENTEGEYSGLEHQVVRGVVESLKIITRQGSLRVAEYAFHYAQTHGRKRVSAIHKANIMQKTDGLFLKVCLHTYAENLV